A stretch of Gemmatimonas aurantiaca T-27 DNA encodes these proteins:
- a CDS encoding ATP-grasp domain-containing protein: protein MSKTVLMLTPGYPGEMPHFTRGLSEHGATVLGVANGPAHELPEMARRHLSDYLQAPDLFTNTDAAIAQIKRWLGTRTLDRVCCLWEPGVEVAAQIREALGVPGQSYEQALRFRNKDLMKQALSAGGVRVPHHAVASNAAEVWAAAEQVGYPLIIKPIAGAGSQDTFRCDDEKEVAAAIKQLGHIEVVDVEEFIDGEEFTYDTICAGGDIKYFHVGYYRPRPLIARTNEWISPQTLSFRHVDDPWVAGGLALGEQVIKVLGYDTGFTHMEWYRKANGEVVFGEIAARPPGARTVDLMNFASDVDLFHGWAEAELLGTFSLEIERKYNAACITKRAHGQGRIHRIEGLDRIKARCGDAICAIDLLPIGSMRRDWKSTLLSDGYITLRHPDWQTTQDLADFVGTDLHLYAG from the coding sequence ATGTCCAAGACGGTCCTGATGCTGACGCCGGGCTATCCCGGTGAGATGCCGCACTTCACGCGCGGCTTGTCCGAACATGGGGCGACCGTGTTGGGGGTGGCCAACGGGCCTGCACATGAATTGCCGGAGATGGCCCGTCGGCATCTCAGCGACTATCTGCAGGCACCGGACCTCTTCACCAACACCGATGCCGCCATCGCCCAGATCAAGCGCTGGCTTGGCACGCGCACCCTCGATCGTGTCTGCTGTCTGTGGGAACCTGGGGTCGAAGTGGCGGCCCAGATCCGGGAAGCGCTCGGGGTGCCGGGACAGTCCTACGAGCAGGCGCTTCGCTTCCGCAACAAAGATCTGATGAAGCAGGCGCTGTCGGCGGGTGGCGTGCGTGTGCCGCACCACGCGGTGGCCAGCAATGCAGCCGAGGTGTGGGCCGCGGCGGAACAGGTGGGATATCCGCTCATCATCAAGCCCATCGCTGGTGCGGGCTCGCAGGACACGTTCCGGTGTGACGACGAAAAAGAAGTGGCTGCGGCGATCAAGCAGTTGGGGCACATCGAGGTGGTCGATGTGGAAGAGTTCATCGATGGCGAAGAGTTCACCTACGACACCATCTGCGCCGGTGGTGACATCAAGTACTTCCACGTGGGCTACTATCGCCCACGTCCGCTGATTGCGCGCACGAACGAGTGGATTTCCCCGCAGACGCTCAGCTTCCGTCACGTGGACGATCCCTGGGTGGCCGGTGGACTGGCGCTTGGTGAACAGGTCATCAAGGTGTTGGGGTACGACACCGGCTTCACACATATGGAGTGGTATCGCAAGGCCAACGGGGAAGTGGTGTTTGGTGAAATCGCGGCGCGTCCACCCGGTGCCCGCACGGTTGACCTGATGAACTTCGCGAGTGATGTGGACCTGTTTCATGGCTGGGCCGAGGCCGAGCTGCTGGGCACGTTTTCGCTCGAGATCGAGCGCAAGTACAACGCGGCGTGCATCACGAAGCGGGCACACGGGCAGGGACGCATTCATCGCATCGAGGGGCTGGATCGCATCAAGGCCCGCTGTGGTGATGCCATCTGCGCGATCGACCTGCTGCCGATCGGTTCCATGCGGCGCGATTGGAAGAGCACACTGTTGTCCGATGGGTACATCACGCTGCGTCACCCGGATTGGCAGACCACGCAGGACCTGGCGGACTTCGTGGGCACGGACCTGCATCTGTACGCCGGCTGA
- a CDS encoding class II aldolase/adducin family protein, with product MSTVTGLLAEIVEQAEALALACRRLHAGGLLAGAEGNLSVRLSDSTILITASGVDKARIHAGQVVRVHADGAPHHEPESMGRMCDGTDTPRGDSPVRASSELGMHVACYAARPDVRGIVHAHPPVATGFAVAGLSLPADVLPEVPVIVGPVALVPYGRPGTPALAAVLEPFFAAHEVFLLANHGVTAVGRSLTDALLRMESVEQAARIVAVARLLGGEQRLPAGEAAALASLRRSRELPSEPSSRSL from the coding sequence GTGAGCACCGTCACGGGGCTGCTGGCAGAAATCGTCGAACAGGCCGAGGCTCTTGCCTTGGCCTGTCGTCGTCTGCATGCCGGCGGATTGCTGGCAGGTGCGGAGGGCAACCTCTCCGTGCGGCTGTCGGATAGCACGATACTCATCACGGCATCCGGCGTGGACAAGGCGCGCATCCATGCCGGTCAGGTGGTGCGGGTGCACGCCGATGGCGCGCCGCATCACGAGCCGGAGAGCATGGGCCGGATGTGTGACGGTACCGACACACCACGGGGTGACAGTCCGGTCCGCGCCTCGTCGGAGTTGGGGATGCATGTGGCGTGTTACGCCGCGCGACCGGATGTGCGCGGCATCGTGCACGCCCATCCACCGGTGGCCACGGGGTTTGCCGTGGCGGGTCTTTCGCTGCCCGCCGATGTACTACCGGAGGTGCCGGTGATTGTGGGACCGGTGGCCCTGGTACCGTACGGACGCCCGGGCACCCCCGCACTCGCCGCTGTTCTGGAACCGTTTTTTGCCGCGCATGAGGTGTTTCTGTTGGCCAATCATGGTGTGACCGCAGTGGGGCGCTCGCTCACCGACGCATTGCTGCGCATGGAGAGCGTGGAGCAGGCCGCACGTATCGTGGCAGTGGCCCGCCTGCTGGGAGGAGAGCAGCGGCTCCCGGCCGGTGAGGCCGCCGCGCTTGCCTCGCTTCGCCGTTCGCGTGAGCTTCCCTCTGAGCCTTCCTCCCGATCCCTATGA
- a CDS encoding M28 family peptidase — translation MITTFSLGTCGTDGRRGGVATALLALVLVAAPAGLGAQATSAARARAGEVPAAMALIRQADLKRDLYTLAGDGMRGREAGTPDEMRASMWIADEMRKIGVRPIGDDGSYFQWWNMIRTRVSTVSTHASLGGQALEVWKDFLPLGSSSADVDGPVLWLANSADSTIDVRGKVVATPIVTPSASSVRTTTNSAEVRYANAAIQATTQRLARRGALAVIMVADATTDQAFDGLASIRSRGSYEVDRAAQRFATQPTRAPMPVPASQAGTPLFLVRGATGVRLQQAPAFEAHVRLERFETPSVNIVGVIRGSDPVLRNEYVLYSSHQDHDGVRYDVDGDSVWAGADDNGSVSVALLASARAFVKQPGKRSILFVFHGAEERGLLGSRYHAAHPVVPRERIVAVLNGDMIGRNHPDTATLLGVQPPHRNSTDLVTMALRANVLTGKFILDSLWDRPSHPEGWYFRSDHVPYARLNIPAVMYSTNLHPDYHTPRDKPERIDYAKLTRMTKWMYLTGWFVATAPKRPAIDPGFKLER, via the coding sequence ATGATCACGACTTTTTCTCTGGGTACCTGCGGGACTGACGGCAGGCGTGGTGGTGTGGCGACGGCGCTGCTGGCGCTGGTGCTGGTCGCCGCACCGGCGGGGCTGGGCGCCCAGGCCACGTCGGCCGCGCGCGCTCGCGCTGGTGAGGTGCCGGCCGCCATGGCCCTCATTCGTCAGGCCGATCTCAAGCGCGATCTCTACACGCTGGCTGGCGACGGGATGCGTGGGCGCGAGGCCGGCACCCCCGACGAAATGCGGGCCTCGATGTGGATCGCCGATGAGATGCGGAAGATCGGCGTGAGGCCGATCGGCGATGATGGCAGCTACTTCCAGTGGTGGAACATGATCCGCACCCGTGTGTCGACGGTCTCGACGCACGCGTCACTTGGCGGACAGGCGTTGGAAGTCTGGAAGGACTTTCTCCCGCTGGGCAGCAGCAGCGCGGATGTGGACGGGCCGGTGCTGTGGCTCGCCAACAGTGCCGACAGCACCATCGATGTACGTGGCAAGGTGGTGGCCACCCCCATCGTGACGCCCAGCGCGTCGAGTGTGCGCACGACCACCAATTCGGCCGAAGTGCGCTACGCCAATGCGGCCATTCAGGCCACCACGCAGCGTCTGGCCCGGCGTGGTGCCTTGGCAGTGATCATGGTGGCCGATGCCACGACCGACCAGGCCTTCGACGGGCTGGCATCCATCCGCTCGCGTGGCAGCTACGAGGTGGACCGCGCTGCGCAGAGGTTTGCCACACAACCCACGCGTGCGCCGATGCCGGTGCCGGCCAGTCAGGCGGGCACGCCGTTGTTCCTCGTGCGCGGCGCCACCGGTGTGCGATTGCAGCAGGCGCCGGCGTTCGAGGCGCACGTGCGTCTCGAGCGGTTCGAAACGCCATCGGTGAATATCGTCGGCGTCATCCGGGGTTCCGATCCGGTGCTGCGCAACGAATACGTGTTGTATAGCTCCCATCAGGATCACGACGGGGTGCGTTACGACGTCGATGGTGATTCGGTGTGGGCCGGCGCGGACGACAATGGTTCGGTGAGCGTGGCTCTGCTGGCGTCGGCACGTGCGTTCGTGAAGCAACCGGGCAAGCGCTCCATCCTGTTCGTGTTTCACGGCGCCGAGGAGCGTGGTCTGCTGGGGTCACGGTATCATGCCGCCCATCCGGTGGTGCCACGCGAGCGCATCGTGGCGGTGCTCAATGGTGACATGATCGGACGCAACCACCCGGACACGGCCACGTTGCTCGGTGTGCAACCGCCGCACCGCAACTCCACCGATCTGGTGACCATGGCCCTTCGGGCCAATGTGCTCACGGGCAAGTTCATCCTTGATTCATTGTGGGATCGGCCATCGCATCCGGAAGGCTGGTATTTCCGCAGCGACCATGTGCCGTACGCCCGCCTCAATATTCCGGCGGTCATGTACAGCACCAACCTGCATCCCGACTACCACACGCCGCGTGACAAGCCGGAGCGCATCGACTACGCCAAGCTCACTCGCATGACGAAGTGGATGTATCTCACCGGTTGGTTCGTCGCGACGGCACCCAAGCGCCCTGCGATCGACCCAGGCTTCAAGCTCGAGCGCTGA
- a CDS encoding dihydroorotase, with the protein MSNGTRDLLLRGGRIVDPSQSLDVVGDVLVRNGVIEHAGSTIGTPDGAEVVDVSGLVVAPGLIDVHIHLREPGREDVETVATGAHSAVAGGFTGVCAMPNTKPVTDNQATVGFVKRQGEAAGFARVYPYGAISLGQKGETLAEFGEMVQAGAVAFSDDGRPVESAHLMRTALEYARAFNVPVAEHCEDMTLARGGSMNEGLMSAKLGLKGIPAEAEEIYVIRDILLAKRTGGHIHMCHLSTKGSVELVRWGKERGINVTAEVCSHHISLTEAAVDGYNTNAKMNPPLRTQEDIDALQAGLADGTIDLLVTDHAPHHYDEKEREFADAPNGIVGLETALGVNCTYLLHPGVMTLSQMIDAMSCKPAKVFHLPGGTLTRGAVGDVSVFDPNKKWTVDPKQFKSKGRNTPYGGHELTGQALLTVVGGRVVYRLA; encoded by the coding sequence ATGTCGAACGGAACACGTGATCTGTTGTTGCGTGGTGGTCGCATCGTCGACCCGTCGCAGAGCCTCGATGTCGTGGGTGATGTGCTGGTGCGCAATGGCGTGATCGAACACGCCGGCAGCACCATCGGTACGCCCGATGGCGCCGAGGTGGTGGACGTGAGCGGCCTCGTGGTCGCTCCGGGCCTCATCGATGTGCACATCCATTTGCGTGAGCCGGGCCGCGAAGATGTGGAAACCGTTGCCACAGGCGCACACAGCGCGGTGGCCGGCGGATTCACCGGTGTATGTGCGATGCCCAACACCAAGCCGGTGACCGACAACCAGGCCACGGTGGGTTTCGTGAAGCGGCAGGGCGAGGCCGCCGGGTTTGCGCGGGTCTATCCGTACGGCGCGATTTCGCTCGGTCAGAAGGGTGAGACCCTCGCGGAATTCGGCGAGATGGTGCAGGCCGGTGCGGTCGCGTTCAGCGACGATGGCCGTCCGGTGGAAAGCGCGCATCTCATGCGCACGGCGCTCGAATACGCGCGTGCGTTCAACGTGCCGGTGGCCGAGCACTGCGAAGACATGACGCTGGCGCGTGGTGGGTCGATGAACGAAGGGCTCATGAGCGCAAAGCTCGGCCTCAAGGGCATCCCCGCCGAAGCCGAAGAGATCTATGTCATTCGTGACATCCTGCTCGCCAAGCGCACTGGTGGTCATATCCACATGTGTCACCTGTCCACCAAGGGCTCGGTCGAACTGGTGCGCTGGGGCAAGGAGCGCGGGATCAACGTGACCGCCGAGGTGTGCTCGCACCACATCTCGCTCACCGAGGCGGCGGTGGATGGGTACAACACCAATGCCAAGATGAATCCGCCGCTGCGCACGCAGGAAGACATCGACGCACTGCAGGCAGGATTGGCCGACGGCACCATCGATCTGCTGGTGACCGATCACGCGCCGCACCACTACGACGAAAAGGAACGCGAGTTCGCCGATGCGCCGAACGGTATTGTCGGCCTCGAGACCGCACTCGGCGTCAATTGCACATACCTGCTGCATCCTGGCGTGATGACGCTGTCGCAGATGATCGACGCGATGAGCTGCAAGCCGGCCAAGGTGTTCCATCTGCCCGGTGGCACGCTCACGCGCGGCGCGGTGGGTGATGTGTCGGTCTTCGACCCCAACAAGAAGTGGACGGTCGATCCGAAGCAGTTCAAGTCGAAGGGACGCAACACGCCGTACGGTGGACATGAACTCACCGGCCAGGCGCTGCTCACGGTGGTGGGCGGCCGCGTGGTGTATCGGCTCGCGTGA
- the pyrR gene encoding bifunctional pyr operon transcriptional regulator/uracil phosphoribosyltransferase PyrR, with protein sequence MPKKPAVVLDARALDRTLRRMADQIVELNAGTDHLVLVGIQRRGVQLADRLVRIILAQEGVEVASGALDITLYRDDLQTVGPRPVVGATKLPWTLDGKRVVIVDDVLYTGRTVRAALDELADFGRPARIGLAVLVDRGGRELPIHADVVGRKVEVAPDQRVDVFVTELDGRDEVVIAAREEEG encoded by the coding sequence ATGCCAAAGAAGCCAGCCGTCGTGCTCGACGCGCGTGCACTCGACCGCACGCTGCGCCGCATGGCCGATCAGATCGTCGAACTCAATGCCGGAACGGACCACCTCGTACTGGTGGGAATCCAGCGTCGTGGAGTGCAACTCGCCGACCGCCTCGTGCGCATCATCCTGGCGCAGGAAGGGGTGGAAGTGGCCAGTGGGGCGCTCGACATCACGCTCTATCGTGATGACCTGCAGACCGTCGGCCCTCGGCCGGTCGTCGGCGCCACGAAGCTGCCGTGGACGCTCGACGGCAAACGGGTCGTGATTGTCGACGATGTCCTGTACACCGGTCGCACCGTGCGTGCGGCGCTCGACGAACTCGCCGACTTCGGACGCCCGGCGCGCATCGGGCTGGCGGTCCTGGTCGACCGCGGTGGACGGGAGCTGCCCATCCACGCCGATGTCGTGGGCCGCAAGGTGGAAGTCGCCCCGGATCAACGCGTCGACGTTTTTGTCACCGAACTCGATGGGCGCGATGAAGTGGTGATCGCGGCGCGCGAAGAGGAGGGCTGA
- a CDS encoding site-2 protease family protein: MDFAQQLALVFPVLLFSMVAHEYAHGYAALKQGDMTAYQLGRLTFNPIKHIDPFMTIILPVMLAFLGGPIFGGAKPVPVNPRNYRNYRRGDIIVSLAGVITNVGIAIACVPLVILVGVLGQQIPGLIRPLGVLQQMLIAGVFINLILAAFNLIPIPPLDGSHVFKYLLPPKWSLQYQRLGAVGLLVLFAVLSFGRPLVDAWLSPAYFLRILAERVYFPYLLPNPFAT, translated from the coding sequence GTGGATTTCGCCCAGCAACTCGCCCTCGTGTTTCCCGTGCTGCTCTTCTCGATGGTCGCCCACGAGTATGCACACGGGTACGCGGCGCTCAAACAGGGGGACATGACCGCCTATCAGCTCGGGCGGCTCACGTTCAACCCGATCAAGCACATCGACCCGTTCATGACCATCATCCTCCCGGTGATGCTCGCGTTTCTGGGGGGGCCGATCTTCGGCGGGGCCAAGCCCGTGCCGGTCAACCCGCGCAACTATCGCAACTACCGTCGTGGGGACATCATCGTGTCCCTCGCCGGTGTGATCACCAATGTCGGTATCGCGATCGCCTGTGTGCCGCTCGTCATACTCGTGGGCGTGCTCGGGCAGCAGATTCCGGGTCTGATCCGCCCGCTTGGGGTACTGCAGCAGATGCTCATCGCCGGGGTGTTCATCAATCTGATCCTGGCGGCGTTCAACCTGATCCCGATCCCGCCGCTCGACGGTTCCCACGTCTTCAAGTATCTCCTGCCGCCCAAGTGGTCGCTCCAGTATCAGCGCCTTGGTGCCGTGGGACTGCTGGTGCTCTTCGCTGTGCTTTCGTTTGGCCGCCCGCTGGTGGACGCCTGGCTCTCGCCGGCGTACTTCCTGCGCATTCTGGCCGAGCGGGTGTACTTTCCGTATCTGTTGCCCAACCCCTTCGCCACGTAA
- the rpsT gene encoding 30S ribosomal protein S20: MPNIKSAKKDLRRSRAAAVRNRAQRSALRTAVKKARVATAAAADHLTAVSLLDRAARKGLIHRNAAARVKSRLAKQAAASAA; this comes from the coding sequence GTGCCGAATATCAAGTCTGCCAAGAAGGACCTTCGTCGGTCGCGTGCGGCTGCCGTCCGCAATCGCGCCCAGCGCTCGGCGCTTCGTACCGCCGTGAAGAAGGCCCGCGTGGCGACTGCTGCGGCGGCCGATCATCTCACTGCCGTCTCGCTGCTCGATCGCGCGGCACGCAAGGGCCTGATTCATCGCAACGCCGCGGCCCGTGTGAAGAGCCGCCTCGCCAAGCAGGCCGCAGCCAGCGCTGCCTGA
- a CDS encoding segregation and condensation protein A encodes MIAPNFRTAEAEGPSFVVELSQFTGPLDLLLSLIRDEQVDIYDIPIARIAEQFLARVGSLGLDEAADYLEMAARLLRIKAQMLLPRADGEDAWEDPRAELVRRLLEYQQMREIVDLLERRGEERRHQFPRRFVPVSVDITPLNAPLALALGDLLGAVDRVLRTSKEPTLHEVIPRALDVAGAMTSIRSVIAMRRHCRWSDLVGTDAEPWQILSVLLALLEMAKLGELHLAQHQPFASVEIRRDAVSEAA; translated from the coding sequence GTGATTGCTCCCAACTTCCGCACCGCCGAGGCCGAGGGGCCGTCGTTTGTCGTCGAGCTGAGCCAGTTCACCGGCCCGCTCGATCTGCTGCTGTCGCTGATTCGCGATGAGCAGGTCGACATCTACGACATCCCCATCGCCCGCATCGCCGAGCAGTTCCTGGCCCGGGTCGGCTCGCTCGGGCTCGACGAAGCAGCCGACTATCTCGAGATGGCTGCCCGCCTGCTGCGCATCAAGGCGCAGATGCTGTTGCCCCGCGCCGACGGAGAAGACGCGTGGGAAGATCCGCGCGCCGAACTCGTACGTCGCCTGCTCGAGTATCAGCAGATGCGCGAAATCGTCGATCTGCTCGAGCGTCGCGGCGAGGAGCGCCGTCATCAGTTCCCACGCCGGTTCGTGCCGGTGTCGGTGGACATCACGCCGCTCAATGCGCCCCTCGCGCTGGCACTCGGCGATCTGCTCGGTGCCGTGGATCGCGTGTTGCGCACGAGCAAGGAACCGACGCTGCACGAAGTCATCCCGCGCGCGCTCGACGTGGCCGGGGCCATGACGTCGATCCGTTCGGTCATTGCGATGCGTCGCCACTGCCGCTGGTCCGACCTCGTCGGTACCGACGCGGAGCCGTGGCAGATTTTGTCGGTCCTGCTGGCCCTGCTCGAAATGGCGAAGTTGGGCGAACTGCATCTTGCGCAGCATCAGCCTTTCGCCTCTGTGGAGATTCGTCGTGACGCCGTTAGCGAAGCTGCTTGA
- a CDS encoding SDR family oxidoreductase, whose translation MSIAITAATGQLGRLIVGKLVARGLSTDIVAVVRNPDKAADLGVPVRVGDYTDSASLEKAFQGIDTLLLISSNEIGQRATQHQNAIDAAKRAGVRHIVYTSLLHADRSTISLAEEHRQTEQALAASGIPFTLLRNGWYTENYTGSIGGALAGGAFIGSAGQGKLSLATRADFADAAVAVLTSTGHEGRVYELAGDSAVTLTDLAAEVAKQTGRDLPYRDLPSADYAKALASFGVPEGFAHAIAGWDVEAAKGALFDDSRQLSALIGRPTTSLPVAVTHALAATSE comes from the coding sequence ATGTCCATCGCTATCACTGCTGCCACCGGCCAGCTTGGCCGCCTCATTGTCGGAAAGCTCGTCGCCCGTGGTCTTTCCACCGATATCGTCGCCGTGGTCCGGAATCCGGACAAGGCGGCCGACCTTGGCGTTCCCGTCCGGGTGGGCGACTACACCGACTCCGCGAGCCTGGAGAAGGCATTCCAGGGCATCGATACGCTGCTGCTTATCTCGTCGAACGAGATCGGCCAGCGGGCGACGCAGCATCAGAACGCCATCGATGCGGCCAAGCGGGCCGGGGTACGTCATATCGTATACACGAGCCTTCTGCACGCCGACCGGTCCACGATCAGCCTGGCCGAGGAACACCGTCAGACGGAGCAGGCACTCGCGGCCTCCGGTATCCCGTTCACGTTGCTGCGCAATGGCTGGTACACGGAGAACTACACGGGCTCTATCGGTGGAGCGCTGGCTGGCGGCGCGTTCATCGGTAGCGCGGGGCAGGGCAAGCTGTCGCTGGCTACGCGGGCCGATTTTGCCGACGCCGCGGTGGCCGTGCTCACGTCTACCGGACATGAAGGACGGGTCTACGAACTGGCTGGCGACAGCGCCGTGACGTTGACCGATCTCGCAGCGGAAGTAGCCAAGCAGACCGGACGCGATCTGCCGTACCGCGACCTGCCGAGCGCGGATTACGCCAAAGCGCTGGCCAGCTTTGGGGTGCCGGAAGGGTTTGCCCACGCCATCGCCGGGTGGGACGTGGAAGCCGCCAAGGGGGCGCTCTTCGACGACTCCCGTCAGCTCTCGGCCTTGATCGGCCGGCCGACGACCTCGTTGCCCGTTGCGGTAACGCACGCACTGGCTGCAACATCGGAGTGA
- a CDS encoding ATP-grasp domain-containing protein, protein MFVIFVAPLFSPAATQMIAATLNIPHVELAVVSQQSLDQLAPSLAQRLVGHWRIDDITDVTQLEAAVRALGSRHGAIARCFGAYEQAQLPLALVRERLGIAGLPSHAAHQFRDKARMKDVLRAAGVPVARHALITSALDARHFVAQVGYPIVVKPPAGAGARSTERVRDDAELESMLARFAPSAADPMLGEEFLQGTEHSLETVSIGGRAVWHSLTRYTPTPLEVLENPWIQWTVLLPREVDDAQYDDIRAVGDEALTALGMTTGVSHCEWFRRTDGTLAISEIAARPPGANMTTMMSRANDMDFVGAWVRLMVHGTFTPPERRYAVGAAYLRGQGEGRVAHIHGLETIQHELGHLICDVRLPYQGQTPTGSYEGEGFIILRHPETAVVEQALVRIVSTIRVQLA, encoded by the coding sequence ATGTTCGTGATTTTTGTGGCGCCCCTGTTCTCGCCGGCCGCAACACAGATGATCGCGGCGACGCTGAACATTCCGCATGTGGAATTGGCCGTCGTCAGCCAACAATCACTCGATCAGCTCGCGCCATCGTTGGCGCAACGGTTGGTGGGGCATTGGCGCATCGATGACATCACCGATGTCACACAACTCGAAGCGGCGGTGCGCGCCCTGGGTTCGCGGCATGGGGCCATCGCCCGTTGTTTCGGGGCGTACGAGCAGGCGCAGTTGCCACTGGCGCTGGTGCGCGAGCGGTTGGGCATTGCCGGTCTGCCCAGCCATGCGGCCCACCAGTTCCGCGACAAGGCCCGCATGAAGGATGTCTTGCGAGCGGCGGGCGTACCGGTGGCGCGACACGCGCTCATCACCTCGGCTCTCGATGCCAGACACTTCGTCGCGCAGGTGGGTTATCCCATCGTGGTGAAGCCACCAGCCGGCGCCGGTGCGCGATCCACCGAGCGGGTGCGCGATGACGCCGAGCTCGAATCGATGCTGGCCCGCTTTGCGCCCTCGGCCGCAGATCCGATGCTTGGTGAAGAGTTCCTGCAGGGTACCGAACACTCCCTCGAGACCGTGTCCATCGGTGGCCGGGCTGTCTGGCATTCACTCACCCGCTACACCCCCACGCCACTCGAGGTGCTGGAGAACCCGTGGATCCAGTGGACGGTGTTGCTGCCACGCGAAGTGGACGATGCCCAGTACGACGACATTCGGGCTGTGGGTGACGAGGCTCTCACGGCGTTGGGCATGACCACCGGTGTCTCGCACTGCGAGTGGTTTCGCCGCACCGACGGGACACTCGCCATCAGCGAGATCGCCGCGCGGCCGCCTGGCGCGAACATGACCACGATGATGTCTCGCGCCAACGATATGGACTTCGTGGGGGCATGGGTGCGGCTCATGGTGCATGGCACGTTCACCCCACCGGAGCGCCGCTATGCCGTCGGCGCCGCCTACCTGCGCGGACAGGGCGAAGGTCGCGTGGCGCACATTCACGGCCTCGAGACCATCCAGCATGAACTCGGGCATCTGATCTGCGACGTGCGATTGCCGTACCAGGGGCAGACGCCCACCGGCAGTTACGAAGGCGAAGGGTTCATCATCCTTCGGCATCCGGAGACGGCGGTGGTCGAGCAGGCGCTCGTCCGCATTGTCTCCACCATTCGCGTGCAACTCGCTTGA
- a CDS encoding aspartate carbamoyltransferase catalytic subunit: protein MAGPLGKDLLGLAPLSAEQIRLVLDTAIPFREISERAIKKVPTLRGATIVNLFFEASTRTRISFEFAEKRLSADTVNVAVAGSSVSKGETLVDTARNLEAMKIDMVVIRHPASGAARFLAERIESNVINAGDGTNEHPTQGLLDMLTLRDRLGDLAGKRICIVGDVLHSRVARSNIWGLKKLGAEVAVCGPRSLLPNAIGEMGVTVFDRVEAAIEWADALNILRLQLERMQAGYIPSLREYNRVFGVTSARLEHASRDLLILHPGPMNRGVEIDSDVADGPHSVILDQVTNGVAVRMAVLYLLAGGKPELADAAQKGVA from the coding sequence ATGGCCGGTCCCCTTGGCAAGGACCTGCTGGGACTCGCGCCGCTGTCGGCCGAGCAGATCCGGTTGGTGCTCGACACTGCGATCCCGTTCCGTGAGATCTCCGAACGGGCCATCAAAAAGGTGCCCACGCTGCGTGGCGCCACGATCGTCAATCTGTTCTTCGAAGCGTCCACCCGCACGCGCATCTCGTTCGAGTTTGCCGAGAAGCGGCTGAGTGCCGATACGGTCAACGTTGCGGTCGCCGGTTCCAGTGTGTCGAAGGGCGAAACCCTGGTCGACACGGCGCGCAATCTCGAGGCGATGAAGATCGACATGGTGGTGATCCGCCACCCGGCATCGGGGGCGGCGCGCTTCCTGGCCGAACGCATCGAGTCGAACGTCATCAATGCGGGTGATGGCACCAACGAACATCCCACGCAGGGACTGCTCGACATGCTCACGCTGCGCGACCGGCTGGGTGACCTGGCCGGCAAGCGTATCTGCATCGTGGGTGACGTGCTGCATTCGCGGGTGGCCCGTTCGAATATCTGGGGGCTCAAGAAGCTGGGGGCGGAGGTCGCCGTGTGCGGTCCGCGCTCGCTGCTGCCCAACGCCATCGGCGAGATGGGTGTCACCGTGTTCGATCGTGTGGAAGCGGCCATCGAATGGGCCGATGCCCTCAACATTCTCCGGCTGCAGCTCGAACGCATGCAGGCCGGCTACATCCCGTCGTTGCGCGAATACAACCGCGTCTTCGGCGTCACCAGTGCGCGACTCGAACATGCGTCGCGTGATCTTCTCATCCTGCACCCTGGCCCGATGAATCGCGGCGTGGAAATCGACAGTGACGTGGCCGACGGCCCGCACTCGGTCATTCTCGATCAGGTCACCAACGGCGTGGCCGTTCGCATGGCCGTGCTCTATCTGCTTGCCGGCGGCAAGCCCGAACTTGCCGATGCGGCGCAGAAGGGGGTGGCGTGA